The genomic interval GCGCTGCGCGCCTATCGCGGCGTCAACGAGACCATCGCGAGCCTGCTGATGTCCTACATCGCGATCGCGCTCTCGAACCACCTGATCGAGGGCCTGCTGCGCGACGCCGGCAGCCTCAACAAGCCCTCCACCTGGCCGATCGGCGAGGCGTTCGCTGTCGGCCCCATGCCGGGCCTGGAGGTTCACTGGGGCCTCGGCATCGGCATTCTCGCCTGCCTGGCCGCCTACGGGCTGACCGAGCGCACCACGATCGGCTTCGCCGCGCGCATCGCGGGCGGCAACGTGCGGGCCGCGCAGATTCAGGGATTGCCGGTCGGGCGGCTCGTCGTCGGCTTCACCGCGCTCGGCGGCGCCTGCGCGGCGCTGGCCGGCTTCTTCGAGGTCGCGGCGGTGCACGGCAACGCCAACGCCTCGCTCAATGCGGGCTTCGGCTATACCGGCATCCTCGTCGCCTTCCTCGCCCGCCACAATCCCCTGGCGATCCTGCCCGTGGCCTTCCTGCTCGGCGGCATCGAAGCCTCGAACGGGCTGATCCAGCGCCGGATGCAGCTGCCCGACGCCACGGTCCTCGTGCTCGAAGGGCTGCTCTTCCTCGTCGTGCTCGTCAGCGAGACGCTCTACGGGCGCTTCAAGCTGTTCAGCCCGCATCTCTGGGCCGAGAAGCGCGGAGCGGCGTCGTGAGAGCCGGTAGGGGGCCGACGGAATGAGCGACGATCTCGGCCTGGGAACCGTGCTGCTCGCCGTGATCGGCGGGGCGATCCGCGTCTCGACGCCGTTCCTGTTCGTGAGCCTCGGCGAGACCATCACCGAGCGCTCGGGACGCATCAATCTCGGGCTGGAGGGCATCCTCGTCTTCGGGGCGATGTCGGCCTACGCCACCGCCGTGCTGAGCGGGAGCCCGTGGGCGGGCGTCGCGGTCGCGGGACTCGCGGGCGGCGCCTTCGGTGGGCTGCACGGCTTCATCTGCCGCTTTCCCCGCGTCAACGACGTGGCGATCGGCATCGCTCTGATGCTGTTCGGCTCGGGCCTCGCCTTCTTCCTCGGAAAGCCCTTCATCCAGCCCTCGGCCCCGCCGCTGCCGGCGATCCCCCTCGGCTTCTGGTCCGATCAGCCGCAGGTGCAGGCGGCGCTGCGCGTCAACGTGCTGTTCCTG from Methylobacterium sp. AMS5 carries:
- a CDS encoding ABC transporter permease, producing MAADTTAPARPLVESTVSSPDHPPASLQARAWLARRAEALAIPIGAVIAGFLLFSLFLLALGKSPLAFLDLVWRGGFGSPFALQNSLQRAAPLLLAALCVALPARLGLVVIGGEGAIVLGGVAAAAAAQPLQGFPPMLAVPLMALAAAGAGAAWIGAVGALRAYRGVNETIASLLMSYIAIALSNHLIEGLLRDAGSLNKPSTWPIGEAFAVGPMPGLEVHWGLGIGILACLAAYGLTERTTIGFAARIAGGNVRAAQIQGLPVGRLVVGFTALGGACAALAGFFEVAAVHGNANASLNAGFGYTGILVAFLARHNPLAILPVAFLLGGIEASNGLIQRRMQLPDATVLVLEGLLFLVVLVSETLYGRFKLFSPHLWAEKRGAAS